In the Vibrio hippocampi genome, TGTTGGTTAAAAGCGAGCGCTCTTTGTTTCTGAGAGAAATCGTTGACCTGTCTCTGAAAGAAGTTGTTGGTCTAAAGCAGGTGAGTGATGCCAATGTGTTAGAGGTTAATCTCCTGTCTGGTGCGCATTCGCTGCTGGTGACTTATGATAACCAACAGGTATGGCAATGGTTTGATACCGTTACCAATCAACAGCGCCGCTTGACTCCGATCCGTCCGTTTAATTTCGAATCGCCAGTCCGTCAGGTATTGCCAGCGGATATGAGCAAGAGCTTCTTTGCTTTACTTGAAAACCAGCGTCTTGAGTATGTTTACACAACCAGTGAAAAACGTATTTTCAGCGAAGATATCAACACAGCGCAGCCAGCCGCGCTTGGAGTTTCAAGTGGCAATAACGCCCTAGTGGTGGTGGAGAATGGTCAGCTCAACGTACTTGATATTGATAATCCACACCCGGAGATTTCCTTAAGTTCGCTGTGGGAAAAAGTGTGGTATGAAAGCTACCCAGAGCCAGACTTTGTCTGGCAAACCGCCTCTGCCTCCGATGATTTTGAGGCTAAATACAGCCTAGTCCCCATCACTTTTGGTACCATAAAAGCGGCTCTCTTTGCCATGTTGTTTGCCGTTCCTGTTGCGGTATTTGGAGCAATTTATACCGCCTATTTTATGTCTGCCAATATGCGTAAGGTGGTCAAGCCAACGATTGAACTCATGGAAGCCCTACCGACCGTTATTATCGGTTTTTTAGCGGGAATTTGGTTCGCGCCTCTGGTCGAGAGTCACCTGCCTGCGATTGTTGCCTTGCTAGTGGCGCTCCCCGTGGTTTCTTTAGCGGTTGGTGTCGTTTGGTATGTGATACCTGATAGATATAGCGCCAAGTTTCCAAGCGGTTTTCATCCCTTTATCTTAATACCGGTGATTGTGCTGACAATGGCGGTTGCGATCAGTTTTTCTCCTGAGATGGAGGCGCTGTTCTTTGCTGGTGATGCACGAGCATTTTTAGCAGAGCGTGGCATTGACTTTGACCAACGCAATGCACTCGTGGTTGGATTTGCGATGGGCTTTGCGGTCATTCCTACCATCTTTACTATCGCAGAAGATGCCATCTTTTCAGTCCCTAAACATTTATCCGATGGCTCTCTAGCCCTTGGAGCAACCCAGTGGCAAACCTTAACTCATGTGGTATTGCTTACCGCCAGTCCGGGGATATTCTCGGCAGTA is a window encoding:
- a CDS encoding ABC transporter permease subunit, whose translation is MATANFSLQTKDYKRLVKDRLVRWIVSFGGVSVLASLIGIFIYFALVIFPLFENAEVKWQPSVPVTVAQPVAYSTYDPRSRIAVLITDAGEVIQKSLVTQAEQRFYIADNVDKVQKLDSHQLLVVQGGQLSVVKVDFVWQQDTEQYQLRLEPQGSVSWAFDVQDDKFSAAVSNRVLSATVIDHEGRLHLKQINLDEDNQPSSKVTDYRFNLELPSDEVSQLLVTPDGKQIFVATNNQLYVLVKSERSLFLREIVDLSLKEVVGLKQVSDANVLEVNLLSGAHSLLVTYDNQQVWQWFDTVTNQQRRLTPIRPFNFESPVRQVLPADMSKSFFALLENQRLEYVYTTSEKRIFSEDINTAQPAALGVSSGNNALVVVENGQLNVLDIDNPHPEISLSSLWEKVWYESYPEPDFVWQTASASDDFEAKYSLVPITFGTIKAALFAMLFAVPVAVFGAIYTAYFMSANMRKVVKPTIELMEALPTVIIGFLAGIWFAPLVESHLPAIVALLVALPVVSLAVGVVWYVIPDRYSAKFPSGFHPFILIPVIVLTMAVAISFSPEMEALFFAGDARAFLAERGIDFDQRNALVVGFAMGFAVIPTIFTIAEDAIFSVPKHLSDGSLALGATQWQTLTHVVLLTASPGIFSAVMMGLGRAVGETMIVLMATGNTPILDWNVFEGMRTLSATMAVELPESEVNSTHYRLLFLVALILFSFTFVVNSLAEWVRQRLREKYSAL